The DNA region CAGCATGTTCTAGAATAATACTCATGGTTTTTTCCATGACATCGTGCTCCTCATCGGTCAGCGTCGGCTCTATTGGCTTGTAGATTATTGAGTTCTTTTCCTTAAGTACATGTATAAAAATAGGGTCACCAACTGGGTAGATGATATCGATTGTTGTTCTTGACCTCAGTTTGTTGTCTGGAACAGGTATGAACTCTGGCACCCTGCCCGTGCTGCGCCTGTAGTTCACCAAATATTCCGCAAGATGCGGATTTCGATTCAGGGCATCCTGTATTGTATCTGATGTAACCTCATCCGCCATTAGATCTCACCTTCATCATCACGACACACTTGATATCTCCACAACAAGACCGCGTTTTGGCTCGATCCTGAAGGGAATGGACTGCTGGAAATTCTTCATTGCCATGGGAAACTTCATCAGATCGATGTAATGCTTCCTCTCGCCGGCTAGATCCTTTGATCGCATGTGTATTATTGTAGTGGAAAGCTGGTTCACCTTGTTCATAGCCTTGGAGTCGAGTTCTTCAGGATTCAGGGTTATTATTACTATACGGCCCTCGGAAAATTTCCTGAGTCTCTCCAGGAATGCTGCAACGTCGAAATCCTTGAACATGGCCGGCGAAAGGGAATCGATTATGAGAACCTGCTTCTCCTTTACCTTGTCAAGACTCAGCAAGTCGTCCAGATCTGCCCGTTTGCTCCTCCTAAGTATGAAGACAGACGTAATGAACAGTAATTTGTCCGTAAGTATTTCTTTGAACATGTTATATCCGAGAGTATCTGCCTCGGATGTAAATTCCCTGACAGGAAACTGGGATGAGACATAACATATGTTGGACCCATTTTTCAATATTCCATAAGCCATCCTTATGGCCATAAGGGTCTTCCCCTCGCCAGTGCCACCAAGAATC from Thermoplasmataceae archaeon includes:
- a CDS encoding ATPase domain-containing protein, with protein sequence MYLSFKIEGDELDRRMGGGLYVGQIATILGGTGEGKTLMAIRMAYGILKNGSNICYVSSQFPVREFTSEADTLGYNMFKEILTDKLLFITSVFILRRSKRADLDDLLSLDKVKEKQVLIIDSLSPAMFKDFDVAAFLERLRKFSEGRIVIITLNPEELDSKAMNKVNQLSTTIIHMRSKDLAGERKHYIDLMKFPMAMKNFQQSIPFRIEPKRGLVVEISSVS